The genomic interval TCATCGCCTTAAAGTAGAAAAACATCAGGTCTgatattatatatacagtatataaaactTTAAATGGCATACTTTCATTGTATTTTAGTAATGCACTATGTGGTGTTTATGTCTGCGATAAAACGTTAAGTTAAATCGAATGACAAgctagaaaaaaataatttaataatgcaATTCTGTTTGAATTGAACTAAACCCCTTATTGTCTAATCTTGTCTTCATTGTGTGGTCTTTGTTGTACTTCAGGTCCAGATGTTATTCAATAACGAATCCCTCCCAGATCACATGACCATGAAGCGTCTGTGGCTTTCTCACTGGTTTGGAAAGGTATTGCAGTCTAATGTGTCTCCAGCTAATTTCATACTGCATTCTTTCACACCATCAGCCTGTTAGTTTTCCCTTAAGGTGGGATCTTCATTTCTCTAGCACACTAGCGATTTACAGTGCAATATTTCACGCGCTGAAAGACACTTCTCTGAGGAATCGCAGGCAGATTTAAGATTTATTAGGACTTGGAAAAGCCATATGCCTGTTGTCGCCTTGTGGTCTGTAAAATGGAATTGAAGCGCTCTTCTCCATATTGCCTTATGCAGAGTCTCGCTCGGGTTTGTGGGATGtcaaagtattgtgaaaagttATAGGTCTATGTCTCGTTTGTTCTAAAATGTCCCTTTTAGTCACAAAATGCTAATCTGATGTTCTTTTGGTGATATTTAtttctcgttttcctctctttcAGGCACAACCATTGGTGCTCCATTACGCCATAAAGGACAAGCGAGCAAGATAGGATTGTGTTTAAATATTGGgtgtaaatattttgtatttcacatattatattttaatagctTTCTGTGCATATatacttatttttttgttttgtatttttgaaaataaattttaagtggtaaaattgtttgtatgttattttcaaattaataataatataatcatGTGAACAAAAATAATGGCTAGCCTCTCCATAGGgtgaatatttatttaaaaatacatataatacatttttttattttattttgtacgcTCGAAAAATGTATGTGCGAAAGTCGAACACATGAGGGCAGTGTTGCTATTTAAAAAGCACCACCAATTTAAATCCTTTACCATTGACTCTATAAAAGCAGTATAATCTCTTAGACGATATAGTATTGAACTCGAAAGATGTAATTAAAAATGTAGCCATTGTGTGTTTAGTCATGCAACGTAAACATCATGCTAGTATTAATCCCAACTTAGATCAAATTAAGTGAAAATATCAtctatttaaaaacacacacaaaaaaagtcaCACGATCATCTACACTGATCAGATGGTCTGTTAGTTAGTtagtttgttaatttaattttggTACGTATTAAACAGTACAAAATAAGTTTTGGTAGCTGAATTAGGTGTCTTGGTTTTAATAGGCATTCaattattttcttgttgttCACATTGTCTATGATTTTATTGATCCAATATcggtatagttttttttttgtaatgaaaTTTAAGTATTAGTATTACTACATTTTAGAAATTTATGTACAAAAGTAAAGTTACTCTttagtttaaaattgcatattAGTACAGTATAGAATAATTCTATTTTGTAGCAAAAATAAGCCAAAAactacttttttttattaaatttaatttcGTAAAGAAAACGAAATAATTTTAACAATGcaaatattataaatcttcGTCTGTACAGACGTAATATACTTATTTCAAACTAATTTTCTTGGCTTTAAAAATTCACAATATAAAAGGTAACATTAAAAGAAACTGGTTTGTGATTTAAAACGATAAAATAACTAAAttataatgataataaaatgtttGATAAATTCCATTTATTAGTGATTGTTTTATAAATTCCATATATTATCCATTgtgtttaaatacattttaaaaataaattataataatggcAAAAAATGGTTGTCTTTTAGTGAGGGCTGTGCtgtaagtaaaataaaatatattttttgtgctttAACTATATGCTGCAAAACATTCCGCAAATTCGTCCATGCACATCTTATGAACTACTTTAAACcgcatttttaaataaatatgacatGTTTCGATTTGTGAATCATTTCTTAAACTGTGGAATTGTTTTCCGGTCTGTTATCGTTAACTAATATTTTCCAAAATATTCAGACTAACCCAGAGAAGACGTAGTGGTCAAAATGTtgcatatacatacacattaaACACCACTAATCTCGATTCTCAGCAAACCAGGTAACATTTAGAGCTATCGTACAGACTTCATCCACTGCACTGTTctgcaaaaacacaaatatcTGCTGTGTCTAAAGAGGTCTGAGAACTCCAGCTCTCCAGAAACGCAGTCCACAATGCGGTTGTAAAAATCTGCTTGACTTTTCAACCCCAACTATTCCAAGCGATTAGGCCAATTGTACTTCAATCTTCTCTCTGTCCCCAAAGTGCTGCTTGATCTGCTCACAACTGACACAAATGGGCCGAAAGAAATTCGGCAGACGGGGCAGCCGGACAACCAGGATGCAACAATTCTTCCCATTTCCACCGGCTTCCTATTGAGATTTATTCATTAGGAACCTCATGCAAATCGACTGCTATTCATGGGCGTTTTTAACACACGCATTTAAAGGGAGCACAGATGCGGGGCTTTTATTCGGGCTCGGCCGACTGAAACTGTTAATGCGCACTCAAAGGCGGGTTAACCTAATCAATCATGTTGACTAGTTTGTGTTGGAGAAGATTCATAAACCATATGGCGCGAGGGGAAAGCAAGCTTTAGGTTGTCTTCGTGACAACTGTTTTGTGAAGAGCGCGTGAGGGGGGAGCCCTGTTCAATTGTCCTAATTAAGCTTCAAGCActtaacacacacaaacactcttAACACACACAATGAACCAGAGAAAGCGATGCGTAAAAGTGCACTGGCTCTATAAGCTGTTTAACTTCACGAAAGCGTGCCATACAAATATGCAGTATGATTTTGCATCAAGCATGAGAATTTTGAAACCAAAcctgaatattttgatttcGATATCAATTCAGTTCAGCatacaaataataattaaaggtCACGTCACGTCAAGAAACATTGTGAAATACATATACCCTTTATTTACATAAATGAAGATTAAATAGAATGTTACAATAAATTTAACGAGTTAGATGCATCATAACTTGTTATATATACACATCCTTGTCCTTCCATTGCTTGGGACATACACGCTCTTTTTTATAATTTGCTTATAATGCCTGCAATTATAGAAATTGTGCCAGGAATTTGAATATATAACGTAGAAATATGGGAAATGCGTCTTTACAATTGCAACGTAGAATCAGTTCGCTGAAGACTCCTCGTGTTctgaaattatttataaatatataaatctaTTCAACTGAGAATTCAATTGAAAATCACTTTTGGCATATAGTTTTCCATAGCGGTCATAAATGTGTGATGAAACATGGGTGTAAACAATTGCACACGTTTCCCTCAAAAATCAAGTCGAGAAAGAAATAACGCTTAAAATGTACATACACATGTTGCAGTCCTGTACCATTTATCTCTAATCGTTTCTCAGATCTTACGTATTCCTTATAACCATGTCTTCAGTCTGGACATCAAAATATGGAAGTTTCACAATCCTTTCAATAAATTAAGTATAAGGGAAACTTTCCTTGCATTTCAAGTTCTTCCACAGATTCAAACGTCCGtgcaaaatgtgtgaaaaatgcCCATCTCTGAAAACAAGGGCCTGTTTTAATCGTCCACCTCGATTTCCTCGTCCTCCTCTGAAAACTCGTCTGTGGTTTGGCCTCTGGATGAGGACGGTGACTGTGGAAAGGGTCGTGGGGAAAGACTGGGCGAAATGGGCCCAGAGCCACCATGAGGGTCGTCCATATCCTCCATGGACACCAGTTTCTGCAGTGCTTGCGGTGGGATTTTCTTAAGCGACTCCACGTCCGCTTTCATCTCCTCTAGGTCTCTTTTAAGCTTGGCCCGTCGGTTCTGGAACCAGGTGATGACCTGCGCGTTGGTCAGACCCAGCTGCTGTGCGATCTGGTCTCTGTCGGCCGGTGACAGGTATTTCTGATACAAAAAGCGTTTCTCCAGCTCGTAGATCTGATGGTTTGTAAATGCTGTACGAGACTTCCGTCGTTTTTTGGACGCCTGTCTTTGGCCAAAGGAGTTAAGATGTTCGCGACCTTAGAATGGAAAGAAAAACGAAAATTGATTGTCAAAGAAAAAAGCAGGCCGAAATGCGTAAAATGCGTAACGGTAAGTCTTAATAAAATGCATGATATTATAAATATCAAAACATAATATAGCCTACCTAAATGTTTCGATAAGCAATtcacttaaaattaaattagAATAGTCCATATATTACAcatgtgcattttaaagtatTTCTTAATTTACCCAAACTAATGATTTGTTAAGCATAACTcgttaaagttattttaacacGCTGTGATAGGCCGCATTTCATTTCAATCCAGATGCATAACAGCTGTTTAAGAAAAGTGGGGGGAAAGTTTTCCAAAACATCTGAACTATTGATTGCCAGGCATATTCGGAATATTTGATGTGTTAATCAAGTATCAAGCCACATAACTGCGCTAAACGTCATTACAGACGACCTCGACCAAACCAATGCGATAGTTCCGCAATGTCAACACGAACTTTTTGATGTATGaccttttttagtaaatatgtCAACTGAGCATTAATGATTTCCATTTCTTTAACGCTATTGCACCTCTCTTTTTGTCACGTGAAGCTAAAGCATGTGTGTAAttcctaaaataaatataactgtcacacacacacaatatgacGTTAAGATTTTCCACATTCAGATTTAAGTCAGAAATACGTAAACAAATAATATCTGAAAAATGTATAGCACAATGCAGGTTTCTTTACTGACAAGCCATCCGAATTTATCctaatttaaaataatcataaaagtatattaaaaaatgtttttaatataatattaaaataagtaCTTGGATATACACAATAACATTCTGTCACATAAGCACACAACAGCTTCTGCtgcaacataaacaactggaaAATATCACCaaacattaattttacatttatgaaaaCCCATATTAATACacgcatttaaaatcaaaacatataaacaagaaATATTTTACCTTCTGCCGCTTGTATAACGTTAACTTCTAGACCTTTGAATGTTTTGCTCGCTAGCTCTTCCAGGGCGCATAACGGAGAGGAGGGCGCGCTGATCCCGTTCCGAGACGCACCAGAGCCGGTCACTTTCTCCAGAACTCGCGGTGGACACAGTGCACCGACCGATTTTTTCACAGAgggtttatttaaaatatcctCAATGCTGAACGGGGTGAGAGGCTTGTTGGAGTTTGCCGGAGGTGGGAGCTGGTCCAAGGGACCCCGCCGCCTCTCCTCGCCGCTGGACTGTAAAACGGAGCCTGCCTTCATGTCTTTAGAACTGGAGGTCATCTCAGTCCCGACAAACGATTTTAAACTGAAGTCACCTAAATGTTCGTGAAGACGACCACAACAACAACTTGTTTATACATATAAAACGGTTTTATCCCTTTCTTCAAACGAACGCGTTGTTCTTCCAATGGTTCTCCAAAAGCACCATGCTTCAGGCGTCACAGACACCCGAACTTTACTCCTGTTACGCGGGTCCAATGATCTCTCCGATCTGCTCCATGAAGATCTTCACCGTGTGTAGCTGTACTTTTGGCCAGGGGGGCCACCGCATGCACGAAAATAAGCGGTGCCGAGGAGGCAAAAACAGCGAGTAACTGCTAACGAGTTCTTGTTGATTGCTTTTGCGAAGTTCAATTAGAGAAACACTACGCTACTTGCTGACCCGCTGCTCTGTCTTAAAGGGCCAGACCATAATAATGAATTGAACGCGAGAATAGGAGGAGTTACGCACTGAAGTTTAAAGAGAGGGGAGATGGCTGTGCATGTTTATGCATCTGTTGATGCATCCCACTCCCACTTAGGTCAAACCACGTGCTTCACGCGTATACTTTCCAGAAAAGgaaagtgtgttttcattaaCTTAgtgctatctatctatctatctatctatctatctatctatctatctatctatctatctatctatctatctatctatctatctgcagAAACTGAAAAGATTTGTGGCTAATTATTATAACATTGGAAGATGTGATTATTGCTGTTTTGTAGATTGTTATGACAGCATAATTTCCACACCCTTAGTCTATCGGCAGTCATTACGACCAACCACACGAGATCAGAATGCAAGGCATGTGATTTGTTCTTGTCTAATTAAATGATTTCTGTTGCCATCATTATGAAGCAAACTGGGCAAAGGAGCTAAGAAGTGTGCAACACTCACATTATATTTTAATACTTGTAGGTACAATAACAACACTGCTGTAGCCATGTTGCAAAAATCAAACACCAAAGACCAGCATTATATAATGACGGGAGTAATGGCTTGAGGGTTacgtataaaaaaaaaaaacatttttattttgttattacaGTTGTTCAGAGTTAGCAGAGCTATGGGCAGAGCTCGAAACTTCAGTGTAGGATTAAGTTGAATTTCGAGACAGTAAAGCctaaaatatttcaataatattCCGGTCAGGGAACGCACATGGGTGAAAAGAAAAGCGCAGCAGCGTTTTGGCAGTCTCAGACCTGGAAACAGAAATTCAGATGATGCTCCTGAAACACAAAGCAAGCGCACCGTAATGCAGGTAAGAGAATGCATCGTGTTCTTTATTAGATCAATTATTGATGTAAGAATACTTGGAAAAAAACGTAAACCagataaatattttatctcttgTTTGGGCGGcctgttttgttattattgttatttttttgtatgttataatGTTTTATATGTTATGTAGTAGCCTatttgtatatgtattgttcttttttaaatcgtcatatttttcataaaaatatgaaatagtCTTAATTTACCTTAAATGGTTTATATATGATCACGAAGATTTTCATATAGTCTACATTACAGTTATTATTTCTGACcattaatatactttttgtaatataaaagaaaacatacaaaagttaacaaaagataaacacacataaaaaaCTCGCATTTGCACAGTCAAGTAAACAAACTCAATCCAAAATTCTTACACTTTCAGGTAAAtaaatttaatgtttaatgtgttttttcttaAATCTTTTTAAGGCCTTTGACTGGTGGTAAAACACTGTCAAGTGGCGATGTTGACGTCTGATAATATTTAACAGCGTTTCGATAATCGATTAGGGTGATAGATGTGTCTCTTACACGAGTCATTGCCGATGTATGGCCAGTTCGCAGCAATTGCGCATTGTCCGTGCCAACAGCACCATATGGTGACATTCGTACAGGGACCAAAACAAGCCAAACAGCTTACGAGCAGTAAAACAGCACGACATTCTATTAGTGAAGGTCCAGAGCGGTCGACGTGTGCGACACTGAACCAAACTGAATGGATTATTTGATGGCAAATGATCAACAATGCATTAAACAAATGTATACCAAGGCTAAACAAAATATGCCAGAGAGTCTTTTCTCTGCTAATGTCACATCCTCAAAATTACAAATAGGCCTAAAGTGCATCGtattagtaaaaaataaaacaactaatagaaaaacatttttagagGAAGATTTCACAGACATAAATGATATATTTACTAACGAAAATCGTGCGTAAATGTTGTGTAAATCGAAAACgctacagaaaaaaaaaacgattaattgaaatataaattaaatataatcgcAAGAGACAATTGATACTGTGTTTAATagctaataataattataataatatagctaataataataacaaatctTCATATTTGTCACAATGTTTCCAGTAGTTAAAATCCCCTTATCGAATTCGTCACCTCAGAATGGCAGGTCACGGGAAAGCTGCTAAAGCTATTAAATGATACATGGGTATTAGGCTAATGTAATGTGAATGGATAGGATTTCTGATAGCGAGAATGATGCCCTTCAGCGCCAACAATAGCACATTCGCATTACCCCACAGAGGGCGGGCAGAGAAACCGAAGCTGCACATGGTGTTACATTTCTCTTAAATGCGGCGAGCATTATTAGTTCTAAAGATAAGTCCAGTCATATCTCTTCTCCAAACAGGTCTGAGTGGATCTTTACGGTGTTGAGCCCAACAGTGCTAATGCGAAACGTTTTCTTTGGCCTAATTTAAACGTTAATTAGAAACAGAACACCTGACATCATCAATCATCAAGGCTTTAGGGGGGAGAAGGGGTTTATTTTCGCCCAGCCCGTCCCTGCGTCACTTCCTGCAAATACTCATATGAAGATGGCATCGACGGAAATGTTTATTGGGTATAATGCTAATGTGCGGGAGATTACATTAAACACAGTTTCTGTGCGCATTAGTggacgtgtttttttttttcttttcgaAATGTCCATATGTAACAAAATAGATTTTTCTTTCAGGCCATTTAAtggctttttttcttttttttatgcaAGCATAATTTTTGCCTcgaaatacactgtaaaaatgttttgtcaaataACCTCAACATCCAATGTTTTTTATTCAAGTAAAATATGCAATATGATTTAATCAATCTGACAACATTGCAATATGTAGATTTTTTGTAACAAGTGgatgcatgtttttt from Misgurnus anguillicaudatus chromosome 16, ASM2758022v2, whole genome shotgun sequence carries:
- the lbx2 gene encoding transcription factor LBX2 translates to MTSSSKDMKAGSVLQSSGEERRRGPLDQLPPPANSNKPLTPFSIEDILNKPSVKKSVGALCPPRVLEKVTGSGASRNGISAPSSPLCALEELASKTFKGLEVNVIQAAEGREHLNSFGQRQASKKRRKSRTAFTNHQIYELEKRFLYQKYLSPADRDQIAQQLGLTNAQVITWFQNRRAKLKRDLEEMKADVESLKKIPPQALQKLVSMEDMDDPHGGSGPISPSLSPRPFPQSPSSSRGQTTDEFSEEDEEIEVDD